From a region of the Etheostoma cragini isolate CJK2018 chromosome 22, CSU_Ecrag_1.0, whole genome shotgun sequence genome:
- the c1ql3a gene encoding complement C1q-like protein 3, with translation MVLLLVILIPVLVNSAGTAAHYEMLGTCRMVCDPYGTKSPTSTAAADPVRDSGLVQSLPTFIQGPKGEPGRPGKAGPRGPPGEPGLPGPAGPPGEKGEPGRPGLPGPPGPSAAAGAISAATYSTVPKIAFYAGLKKQHEGYELLKFDDVVTNLGNHYDPTTGKFTCSIPGIYFFTYHVLMRGGDGTSMWADLCKNNQVRASAIAQDADQNYDYASNSAVLHLEPGDEIYIKLDGGKAHGGNNNKYSTFSGFIIYAD, from the exons ATGGTCCTGCTGCTGGTCATCCTCATCCCGGTGCTGGTCAACTCCGCGGGCACAGCGGCGCACTATGAGATGCTCGGCACCTGCAGGATGGTGTGCGACCCGTACGGAACCAAGTCCCCGACCAGCACCGCCGCGGCGGACCCGGTCCGGGACAGCGGTCTCGTGCAGTCTCTGCCCACTTTTATCCAAGGTCCGAAAGGGGAGCCGGGGCGTCCGGGAAAGGCGGGTCCGAGGGGGCCTCCTGGCGAGCCGGGATTGCCTGGTCCAGCGGGGCCACCTGGAGAGAAAGGTGAACCGGGCAGACCGGGGTTACCGGGCCCCCCGGGACCGAGCGCAGCGGCCGGTGCGATCAGCGCGGCCACGTACAGCACCGTGCCCAAGATCGCGTTTTACGCAGGGCTGAAGAAGCAGCACGAGGGCTACGAGCTACTCAAGTTCGACGACGTGGTGACCAACCTGGGGAACCACTACGACCCCACCACCGGGAAGTTCACGTGCTCCATCCCCGGGATCTATTTCTTCACCTACCACGTCCTGATGCGCGGAGGGGACGGCACGAGCATGTGGGCTGACCTGTGCAAAAACAACCAG GTGCGTGCCAGTGCCATCGCCCAGGATGCGGACCAAAACTATGACTATGCCAGTAACAGCGCTGTGCTGCATCTGGAGCCAGGAGACGAGATCTACATTAAACTCGACGGAGGCAAAGCGCATGgaggcaacaacaacaagtacAGCACCTTCTCCGGATTCATCATCTACGCCGACTAG